Proteins encoded by one window of Haliotis asinina isolate JCU_RB_2024 chromosome 6, JCU_Hal_asi_v2, whole genome shotgun sequence:
- the LOC137288014 gene encoding TBC1 domain family member 5 homolog A-like: MSVMSAVGTANYHIHHSDNYHIYHSDNYHIYHSDSYNGDIYHSDNYHIYPSGNYHIYHSDNFHIYLSDSYNGDICHGDNYHIYHSDSYNGDICHGDNYHIYNIDNYHSYLSDNYHIYHSDLYHIDNYHIYHSDSYNGDIYHGDNYHIYNIDNYHIYHSDNYHIYNIDNYHIYLSHLYHIDNYHSYLSHLYHIDNYHIYLSHLYHIDNYHIYLSHLYHIDNYHSYLSHLYHIDNYHSYLSHLYHIDNYHIYLSHLYHIDNYHSYLSHLYHIDNYHIDNYHICHSDNCIYLGF; encoded by the coding sequence TGCCAACTACCACATACACCACAGTGACAACTACCATATCTACCACAGTGACAACTACCACATCTACCACAGTGACAGTTACAACGGTGACATCTACCACAGTGACAACTACCACATCTACCCCAGTGGCAACTACCACATCTACCACAGTGACAACTTCCACATCTACCTCAGTGACAGCTACAACGGTGACATCTGCCACGGTGACAACTACCACATCTACCACAGTGACAGTTACAACGGTGACATCTGCCACGGTGACAACTACCACATCTACAACATTGACAACTACCACAGCTACCTCAGTGACAACTACCACATCTACCATAGTGACCTCTACCACATTGACAACTACCACATCTACCACAGTGACAGCTACAACGGTGACATCTACCACGGTGACAACTACCACATCTACAACATTGACAACTACCACATCTACCACAGTGACAACTACCACATCTACAACATTGACAACTACCACATCTACCTCAGTCACCTCTACCACATTGACAACTACCACAGCTACCTCAGTCACCTCTACCACATTGACAACTACCACATCTACCTCAGTCACCTCTACCACATTGACAACTACCACATCTACCTCAGTCACCTCTACCACATTGACAACTACCACAGCTACCTCAGTCACCTCTACCACATTGACAACTACCACAGCTACCTCAGTCACCTCTACCACATTGACAACTACCACATCTACCTCAGTCACCTCTACCACATTGACAACTACCACAGCTACCTCAGTCACCTCTACCACATTGACAACTACCACATTGACAACTACCACATTTGCCACAGTGACAATTGCATCTACTTGGGGTTTTGA